A region from the Sandaracinus amylolyticus genome encodes:
- a CDS encoding metallophosphoesterase, whose product MTRLIVFFAVVSVTLTLLIVYVTRRASWAARLGDRKSRVAAGAMTAVVLSPFLMRATGLESPDVVKLVVAQVGFALGLTVLISAGLLLPFDLLGAIARRITRWRAKPDETKAAEPAAVETPPSPTITRREMLSRAYVAGAVGVGASTAIYGVAFGRRDYVVEQVPIPLRGLPRTLDGYTIVQLSDVHVGTFIGERELAAAIDLVRGARPDLVVMTGDLVDHDPRYADLLGRFARRLGELGARDGVVAIPGNHDYYAGIDDVLGSLRAAGTRVLRNDAITIGDRGGRFALLGVDDVWAPRNGFGRGADLPATIARAERDAPRVLLCHNPEFFPEAAPHVDLQLSGHTHGGQVNFVVRPADLVLPHGYIAGHYVRDGAQIYVNRGFGTAGPPARVGAPPEVSRIVLTSA is encoded by the coding sequence ATGACGCGGCTGATCGTCTTCTTCGCGGTCGTCTCGGTCACGCTCACGCTGCTCATCGTGTACGTGACGCGACGCGCGAGCTGGGCCGCGCGCCTCGGCGACCGGAAGTCGCGGGTCGCCGCGGGCGCGATGACCGCGGTCGTGCTGTCGCCGTTCCTGATGCGCGCGACCGGGCTCGAGTCGCCGGACGTGGTGAAGCTCGTCGTCGCGCAGGTCGGGTTCGCGCTGGGCCTCACCGTGTTGATCTCCGCGGGGCTGCTGCTGCCCTTCGATCTGCTCGGCGCGATCGCGCGGCGCATCACGCGATGGCGCGCGAAGCCCGACGAGACGAAGGCGGCCGAGCCCGCGGCGGTGGAGACTCCGCCGTCGCCCACGATCACGCGGCGCGAGATGCTGTCGCGCGCGTACGTCGCGGGCGCGGTCGGCGTCGGCGCGAGCACCGCGATCTACGGCGTCGCCTTCGGGCGGCGCGACTACGTCGTCGAGCAGGTGCCGATCCCGCTGCGGGGCCTGCCGCGCACGCTCGACGGCTACACGATCGTGCAGCTCAGCGACGTGCACGTCGGCACGTTCATCGGCGAGCGCGAGCTCGCGGCGGCGATCGATCTCGTGCGCGGCGCGCGCCCCGATCTCGTGGTGATGACGGGCGATCTCGTCGATCACGATCCGCGCTACGCCGACCTGCTCGGTCGGTTCGCGCGGCGGCTCGGAGAGCTCGGCGCGCGCGACGGCGTCGTCGCGATCCCCGGCAACCACGACTACTACGCGGGCATCGACGACGTGCTCGGCTCGCTGCGCGCGGCAGGCACGCGCGTGCTGCGCAACGACGCGATCACGATCGGGGATCGCGGTGGGCGCTTCGCGCTGCTCGGCGTCGACGACGTGTGGGCGCCGCGCAACGGGTTCGGTCGCGGCGCGGATCTGCCCGCGACGATCGCGCGCGCGGAGCGCGACGCGCCGCGCGTGTTGCTCTGTCACAACCCGGAGTTCTTCCCCGAGGCCGCGCCGCACGTGGACCTGCAGCTCAGCGGGCACACCCACGGCGGTCAGGTGAACTTCGTCGTGCGCCCCGCCGACCTCGTGCTGCCCCACGGCTACATCGCGGGCCACTACGTGCGCGACGGCGCGCAGATCTACGTGAACCGCGGGTTCGGCACCGCGGGCCCGCCCGCGCGCGTGGGCGCGCCGCCCGAGGTCTCGCGCATCGTGCTCACGAGCGCGTGA